The nucleotide window GACTTCGAGCCGGTTTCGGCGTGGGCCTGCTGGCTGCGGCAGGTGCCCTGCGTGGCCCTCAGCCACCAGAGTGCCGTGCTAGGCCCGCAGGCCCCGCGCCCGCGCCGGCCCGACCCGGTGGGCCACGCCGTGCTGCGCCACTACGCGCCCTCCACGGCCCACTACGGCTTCCACTTCGAGCGCTACGACGAGCACACCTTCACGCCCGTTATCCGCCGGCAGGTGCGCGAGCTGACGCCCCAGAACGACGGCCACTACACCGTGTACCTGCCCGCCTATGATGAGGAAACCCTGGTAAGCCGTCTGCGCCACATCAGCCGCGATGTGGCCTGGGAAGTGTTCAGCAAGCACAGCCAGCAGGAGTCCCAGCACGGCAATGTGCGGGTACGGCCGGTGAGCGGGACGGCCTTCACCGACAGCTTGGCCCGCAGCGCCGGGGTATTCTGCGGGGCCGGGTTCGAAACGCCCGCCGAGGCCCTGTACCTAGGTAAGAAACTGCTGGTGGTGCCCATGAAAAACCAGTACGAGCAGGCCTGCAATGCCGCCTCCCTGGCCCACCTGGGCGTGCCCGTGGTGAAAAGCCTGAAAGACAAGCACCTGACCGGGGTAGAGGAGTGGCTCCGCTTTGGTCGCCCCATCCCGGTAGACTACCCTGACGAAACCGGCCGCATCATCGACCGGCTATTGATGGAGCAGTTGGGCCGCAAGCGCCATTAGTTGTTGGAATCTGTCATGCTGAGCGCAGTCGAAGCATCTCTACCTCTGGCTATTCAAGAGCCTTACAACGAAGCGGCAGAGATGCTTCGACTTCGCTCAGCATGACAGCCGGTTTTCTTTACTATCCATATAGCTTAGCTAACAGCTGACGGCCAACAGCTCCCTTTTT belongs to Hymenobacter sp. J193 and includes:
- a CDS encoding glycosyltransferase family protein; translated protein: MPRILYAIQGTGNGHLARSLDIVPLLQERASHLDVLISGPPSDIQLPYPVRYRCHGMGFIFGKSGGISFSKTFAQLNAPALLRQTRELPVKDYDLVINDFEPVSAWACWLRQVPCVALSHQSAVLGPQAPRPRRPDPVGHAVLRHYAPSTAHYGFHFERYDEHTFTPVIRRQVRELTPQNDGHYTVYLPAYDEETLVSRLRHISRDVAWEVFSKHSQQESQHGNVRVRPVSGTAFTDSLARSAGVFCGAGFETPAEALYLGKKLLVVPMKNQYEQACNAASLAHLGVPVVKSLKDKHLTGVEEWLRFGRPIPVDYPDETGRIIDRLLMEQLGRKRH